A single genomic interval of Deinococcus yavapaiensis KR-236 harbors:
- a CDS encoding amidase produces the protein MTTEDVLFLSIAELGARFRAGSLSPVDVTRATLQRIEQLDTVLNAFITVTGDLAMEQAEAAERELRSGVDRGPLHGVPVALKDLADTAGVRTTCGARILSDHVPTVDATVVTRLREAGAVLVGKTNMLEFAYGIVHPDFGQTNNPWDPTRTAGGSSGGSAAAVAAGLCFAALGTDTGGSIRIPASYCGVSGLKPTYGLVPLDGIFALSWSLDHGGPIARSSEDAALLLEVLAQRTLDVTPRGLKGVRLGVLEEHIDGPEMEPGVREVFMRALEALKDAGAHLVPVRIDELDAADAALMDVLLPEASVIHERWVRERPDDYAKDTRMQIELGFDVRGVAHVKAQRYRQRLAANFLDAMHGLVALLSPTVAWVAPHEDPVVADEAGAAEARRTAPTNLTGFPALSVNAGFSQQLPVGLHITARPNDDAVALALGAAIERLLGANRVPPLLDMPSVLERTSG, from the coding sequence ATGACGACTGAAGACGTCTTGTTCCTGTCCATCGCCGAGTTAGGCGCCCGCTTTCGAGCGGGCTCCCTCTCGCCCGTGGACGTCACCCGGGCGACGCTGCAGCGAATCGAGCAGCTCGACACCGTCTTGAACGCCTTCATCACCGTGACGGGCGACCTCGCCATGGAGCAGGCGGAGGCGGCAGAGCGCGAATTGCGAAGCGGCGTGGACCGAGGACCCCTTCACGGCGTCCCGGTCGCCTTGAAGGATCTTGCCGACACGGCAGGTGTTCGTACGACGTGCGGCGCGCGCATCCTGAGCGATCACGTGCCGACCGTCGACGCCACGGTCGTGACGCGACTTCGCGAGGCGGGCGCCGTCCTCGTTGGGAAGACGAACATGCTGGAGTTCGCGTACGGCATCGTCCACCCCGACTTTGGGCAGACGAACAACCCGTGGGATCCGACGCGCACGGCGGGCGGATCGAGCGGCGGGTCGGCGGCGGCGGTCGCCGCGGGCCTGTGCTTCGCGGCGCTCGGAACCGACACGGGCGGATCGATTCGCATTCCCGCGTCGTACTGCGGCGTGAGCGGCCTCAAGCCCACGTACGGTCTCGTGCCGCTCGACGGCATCTTTGCGCTGTCATGGTCGCTCGACCACGGCGGCCCGATCGCGCGCAGCAGCGAGGACGCGGCCTTGCTGTTGGAAGTTCTCGCGCAACGAACGCTCGACGTGACGCCGCGTGGCCTCAAGGGCGTGCGGCTCGGCGTGCTCGAAGAGCACATCGACGGGCCCGAGATGGAGCCGGGCGTGCGCGAAGTCTTCATGCGCGCGCTCGAAGCACTCAAAGACGCGGGCGCGCACCTCGTTCCCGTGCGAATCGACGAGCTCGACGCCGCCGACGCCGCGCTCATGGACGTTTTGCTGCCCGAGGCGAGCGTCATCCACGAACGATGGGTGCGCGAGCGGCCCGACGACTACGCCAAGGACACGCGCATGCAAATCGAGCTGGGCTTCGACGTGCGCGGCGTCGCGCACGTCAAGGCGCAGCGTTACCGCCAAAGGCTGGCCGCGAACTTTCTCGACGCGATGCACGGCTTGGTCGCCTTGCTCTCCCCGACCGTCGCGTGGGTGGCGCCGCACGAAGATCCGGTCGTGGCGGACGAGGCGGGCGCCGCCGAGGCGCGGCGCACCGCTCCCACGAACCTCACCGGGTTTCCCGCGTTGAGCGTGAACGCGGGCTTTTCTCAGCAGCTCCCGGTCGGCTTGCACATCACGGCGCGTCCCAACGACGACGCCGTCGCCCTCGCACTCGGAGCGGCGATCGAGCGGTTGCTGGGCGCCAACCGCGTTCCTCCTCTTCTCGACATGCCCTCTGTGCTCGAAAGGACTTCAGGTTGA
- a CDS encoding SDR family NAD(P)-dependent oxidoreductase — protein MNISFDGRTVIVTGAAHGFGRAISLAFAARGATVWACDVQEAGLQETARQGGDLVHVRTVDVSNRDAVRAFVQEASGGSRVDVLVNNAGGVLGQVGRPVEEISEDDWHAIFRVNVDGAFYFSQAVAPLMKAANFGRIVNISSGAGLGVSLTGIQAYASAKAAQIGLTRQLAHELGAWGITVNNVAPGFVRSNPTTERQWESYGEEGQRRLVQGIAMKRLGSPDDIAHAVLFFASDFAGWVTGQILSVDGGK, from the coding sequence TTGAACATCTCCTTCGACGGTCGAACCGTCATCGTGACTGGAGCCGCGCACGGCTTCGGTCGGGCCATCAGCCTCGCATTCGCCGCTCGCGGCGCGACCGTGTGGGCGTGCGACGTGCAAGAAGCGGGGCTGCAGGAAACGGCTCGGCAAGGCGGCGATTTGGTGCACGTTCGTACGGTGGACGTCTCGAATCGTGACGCCGTGCGCGCGTTCGTGCAAGAAGCGTCGGGCGGCTCGCGCGTGGACGTCCTCGTGAACAACGCGGGCGGCGTGCTCGGGCAAGTCGGACGTCCCGTGGAGGAGATCTCCGAGGATGATTGGCACGCGATCTTTCGCGTGAACGTCGACGGGGCCTTCTACTTCTCGCAAGCGGTCGCGCCGCTGATGAAGGCGGCGAACTTCGGGCGCATCGTGAACATCTCCAGCGGCGCGGGTCTCGGCGTGAGCCTCACGGGCATTCAAGCGTACGCGAGCGCCAAGGCCGCGCAGATCGGCCTTACGCGGCAACTCGCACACGAACTCGGCGCGTGGGGCATCACCGTGAACAACGTCGCGCCCGGCTTCGTGCGCTCCAATCCCACCACGGAGCGGCAGTGGGAAAGTTACGGCGAGGAAGGTCAGCGTCGCCTCGTGCAGGGCATCGCCATGAAGCGTCTCGGTTCGCCCGATGACATCGCGCACGCCGTGCTGTTCTTCGCGTCGGACTTCGCGGGTTGGGTGACGGGCCAAATCCTGAGCGTCGACGGAGGAAAGTGA
- a CDS encoding dipeptidase: MEDVLAYLERHHERDLADLQSFVRIPSVSTDSRHREDVRRAAQWVATRLIDAGVTDAAVNDTDGHPVVTASWTFAEGAPTVLVYGHYDVQPPDPVDRWDSPPFEPTERDGKLFARGVSDDKAPMLIPIRVAEAFLKTRGHLPVNVKFLFEGEEEVGSPHLGDFVRANAERLAADFVLSADGGMWRADIPTLTVSARGLCALEFTVRGPGKDLHSGRHGGALHNPLHAIAQMVASLHDEEGRVAVAHFYDGALAISEAIRADTAALPFHDEAYLADVGASDTFGESGYSTLERQWYRPTLELNGLWGGYIGEGSKTVLPSEAHAKITCRLVPGQDPARIRALIEAHLRAHTPRGVTLSFNKDDHGAAAYRIPDDHVGLTVAREALEIVYDRPPLVVGMGGSIPICDTFRSVLGIDTVFFSFAVGDENIHAPNEFFRLPRFFEGARAWTAYFEGLAKTSPSATSGTVARA, translated from the coding sequence ATGGAAGACGTCTTGGCGTACTTGGAGCGTCACCACGAACGTGACCTCGCCGACTTGCAGTCGTTCGTGCGCATTCCCAGCGTAAGCACCGACTCGCGTCACCGAGAGGACGTGCGGCGCGCCGCTCAGTGGGTGGCGACGCGTCTCATCGACGCGGGCGTCACGGACGCCGCCGTGAACGACACGGACGGGCATCCGGTCGTGACGGCCTCGTGGACGTTCGCCGAGGGCGCCCCGACGGTGTTGGTGTACGGGCATTACGACGTGCAACCGCCCGATCCCGTGGACCGCTGGGACTCGCCGCCTTTCGAGCCGACCGAGCGGGACGGCAAGCTGTTCGCTCGCGGCGTGTCGGACGACAAGGCGCCGATGCTGATTCCGATTCGCGTCGCCGAGGCGTTCTTGAAAACGCGCGGTCACCTTCCGGTGAACGTGAAGTTCCTGTTCGAAGGCGAGGAGGAAGTCGGAAGTCCGCACCTCGGCGACTTCGTGCGGGCGAACGCCGAGCGCCTCGCGGCCGACTTCGTGCTGTCCGCCGACGGCGGCATGTGGCGCGCGGACATTCCGACGCTCACGGTCAGCGCGCGCGGCCTTTGCGCGCTCGAGTTCACGGTGAGGGGCCCCGGCAAGGACTTGCACTCCGGACGTCACGGCGGAGCGCTGCACAACCCCTTGCACGCCATCGCGCAGATGGTGGCGAGCTTGCACGACGAGGAAGGGCGGGTGGCCGTCGCGCACTTCTACGACGGCGCCTTGGCGATCTCGGAGGCGATACGCGCCGACACGGCGGCCTTGCCGTTTCACGACGAGGCGTACCTCGCCGATGTCGGCGCGTCCGACACGTTCGGTGAGTCAGGCTACTCGACGCTGGAACGCCAATGGTACCGTCCGACGCTGGAGCTCAACGGCTTGTGGGGCGGATACATCGGCGAGGGCAGCAAGACCGTCTTGCCGAGCGAGGCGCACGCCAAGATCACTTGCCGCCTTGTGCCCGGGCAAGACCCCGCGCGAATTCGCGCTTTGATCGAGGCGCACTTGCGCGCTCACACACCGCGCGGCGTCACGCTGAGCTTCAACAAGGACGACCACGGAGCGGCCGCGTACCGCATTCCCGACGATCACGTGGGACTCACGGTCGCGCGTGAAGCGCTCGAAATCGTGTACGACCGACCACCGCTCGTCGTCGGCATGGGCGGGTCCATTCCGATCTGCGACACCTTCCGAAGCGTCCTGGGAATCGACACGGTGTTCTTCTCGTTCGCCGTCGGCGACGAAAACATCCACGCGCCCAACGAGTTCTTCCGCTTGCCGCGCTTTTTCGAGGGTGCGCGCGCGTGGACGGCGTACTTCGAGGGGCTCGCGAAGACGAGCCCCTCGGCGACGAGCGGGACGGTGGCGCGTGCTTGA
- a CDS encoding succinylglutamate desuccinylase/aspartoacylase family protein, producing MLDLIDATPLGTTSKGALDAPSGGDDRVPYVVVRGARGGPTLLVTAGVHGAEYASIDAAYRVAEDTDPASLSGTLVVLPIVNPAAFWARSIYVNPIDGLNLNRVFPGDASGSYAPRLAAWLHETFLSRADALIDLHGGDLVEALEPFSIYARGHEASRQLALAFGLPHLLSSESRGMSYEVTRTHGVPAIIAEASGQGLRGEQDVALLVEGTRRAMRHLGMLDGEDVRAPIREHETFAWLSSPERGLWTPSVAAGETVEVGQTVGVLRDLTGRTLHTATAPGSGVVLFVVSSLAMNAGDPLVGIGVPPSSA from the coding sequence GTGCTTGACCTCATCGACGCGACGCCGCTCGGCACGACGTCCAAGGGCGCGCTCGACGCTCCCTCGGGCGGAGACGACCGCGTTCCGTACGTCGTCGTGCGCGGCGCGCGCGGCGGTCCGACCCTGCTCGTGACGGCGGGCGTGCACGGCGCGGAGTACGCGAGCATCGACGCGGCGTACCGAGTGGCCGAGGACACCGATCCCGCCTCGCTGTCGGGAACGCTCGTCGTTCTGCCGATCGTGAATCCGGCGGCCTTCTGGGCACGCTCGATTTACGTCAACCCCATCGACGGGCTCAACCTCAACCGCGTCTTTCCGGGAGACGCCAGCGGATCGTACGCGCCTCGCCTCGCGGCGTGGCTGCACGAGACGTTCTTGTCGCGCGCCGACGCTCTCATCGATTTGCACGGCGGGGACCTCGTCGAAGCGCTCGAGCCCTTTTCGATCTACGCGCGGGGGCACGAGGCGTCACGGCAGCTCGCGCTCGCCTTCGGCTTGCCGCACCTCTTGTCGAGCGAAAGTCGCGGCATGAGCTACGAGGTGACGCGCACCCATGGCGTTCCCGCCATCATCGCCGAGGCGAGCGGGCAAGGATTGCGCGGCGAGCAAGACGTCGCCTTGCTGGTGGAGGGAACGCGGCGAGCGATGCGGCACCTCGGCATGCTGGACGGCGAGGACGTCCGCGCGCCGATTCGCGAGCACGAGACGTTCGCTTGGCTGTCCTCGCCCGAACGGGGCTTGTGGACGCCGAGCGTGGCGGCGGGCGAGACCGTGGAAGTCGGACAGACGGTGGGTGTGCTGCGCGACCTCACGGGTCGGACGCTGCACACGGCGACCGCGCCGGGAAGCGGCGTCGTGCTGTTCGTCGTGTCGAGCCTCGCCATGAACGCGGGCGATCCGCTCGTCGGGATCGGCGTGCCGCCTTCATCTGCCTGA